From one Pontibacillus sp. HMF3514 genomic stretch:
- a CDS encoding VOC family protein, with protein MFKYVGIDHVQVAAPPNSEKEATTFYCDRLGMELIEKPKALRKNGGVWFQCGNHQLHIGVKQDFTGETKAHPAFEMDNLQAFKDHLKKQNVSYKEDDKLPNADRIYVFDPFGNRLEFLTYSS; from the coding sequence ATGTTTAAATATGTAGGGATTGATCATGTTCAAGTAGCTGCACCGCCAAATAGTGAAAAAGAAGCAACTACCTTTTATTGTGATAGGTTAGGTATGGAGTTAATTGAAAAACCAAAGGCACTACGTAAGAATGGGGGAGTTTGGTTTCAATGTGGTAATCATCAATTACATATTGGAGTGAAACAAGACTTCACAGGAGAGACTAAAGCACATCCTGCTTTTGAAATGGACAACTTGCAAGCATTTAAGGATCATTTAAAAAAGCAAAATGTTTCGTACAAAGAGGATGATAAACTTCCTAACGCAGATCGCATTTATGTTTTTGATCCTTTTGGAAATCGGTTAGAGTTTTTGACTTACTCATCATAA
- a CDS encoding alpha/beta hydrolase has protein sequence MEHIFKQGSKNSPVLLLLHGTGGTEQDLIPLAQMIDPEASILSVRGNVSENGMPRFFKRLREGVFDEEDLKFRTKELFEFLEQASEQYGFNRSDLLAVGYSNGANIAGSLLFHYENVLKGAILFHPMVPIRGLSLPDMSRTPVFIGAGTNDPICAPEETKELNKLLVEAGSTVTLFWENKGHQLTEQEVHKATEWYNAHLK, from the coding sequence ATGGAACACATTTTTAAGCAAGGATCAAAAAATAGTCCTGTTCTTTTACTATTACATGGTACTGGGGGAACAGAACAAGATTTAATTCCACTAGCCCAAATGATTGATCCAGAAGCATCCATTTTAAGTGTGCGAGGAAATGTTAGTGAAAATGGAATGCCTCGCTTCTTCAAAAGACTTCGTGAAGGAGTATTTGATGAAGAAGATTTAAAATTTCGTACAAAAGAGCTTTTTGAGTTTCTTGAACAAGCTTCAGAACAATATGGTTTCAATCGTTCTGACCTTCTAGCAGTAGGGTATTCGAATGGAGCTAATATTGCTGGTAGCTTATTGTTCCATTATGAAAATGTTCTAAAAGGTGCAATTCTATTTCATCCAATGGTACCGATCAGAGGGTTATCACTACCAGACATGAGTAGAACACCGGTGTTCATTGGTGCAGGAACCAATGATCCCATCTGTGCTCCGGAGGAAACGAAAGAATTAAATAAATTACTCGTTGAGGCTGGCTCTACTGTAACATTGTTCTGGGAAAATAAAGGGCACCAATTGACAGAGCAAGAGGTTCACAAAGCTACAGAGTGGTATAATGCACATTTGAAATGA
- a CDS encoding VOC family protein, which produces MNITTRGIHHITAIVRDPQENLDFYEQQLGLKLVKKTVNFDEPGIYHLYYGDEVGNPGTILTFFPAPQAAPGTIGSGQVSRILFSIPKGSKVFWINRFREYGIEYEENKYGIWFADSEGLPLGLVESNESITQLWKQSPIDLKFAIQGFYGAILNSEKPDKTGAVVESIGYQKQSEDDLFDYYKANGDVAEYLWIEKEVLPQGRGGAGTVHHIAYRTEKESDQELWQTKLTNELGIRVTPVMDRQYFKSVYFPEYGGILFEIATDEPGFTIDEEIHELGNDLKLPSWLESKREQISNLLPELNRGDV; this is translated from the coding sequence ATGAATATAACTACAAGAGGTATTCATCATATAACAGCGATTGTCAGAGATCCTCAAGAAAACCTTGATTTTTATGAACAACAACTAGGGTTAAAACTAGTAAAGAAAACAGTAAACTTTGATGAGCCTGGTATTTATCACTTATATTATGGTGATGAAGTAGGGAATCCTGGTACAATTTTAACGTTCTTCCCCGCACCCCAAGCTGCTCCAGGTACTATTGGAAGCGGACAAGTTAGTCGAATTTTATTTAGTATTCCAAAAGGCTCAAAAGTCTTTTGGATAAATCGATTTAGAGAATACGGAATTGAATATGAAGAAAATAAATACGGAATATGGTTTGCAGATTCAGAGGGACTTCCATTAGGGCTTGTGGAGTCAAATGAAAGCATCACTCAACTTTGGAAGCAATCACCAATAGATCTGAAATTCGCAATTCAAGGATTTTATGGGGCTATATTAAATTCAGAGAAACCGGATAAAACGGGTGCAGTAGTAGAGAGTATAGGTTATCAAAAACAATCTGAAGATGATTTATTCGACTATTACAAAGCTAATGGTGACGTAGCTGAGTATCTATGGATTGAAAAAGAGGTATTACCTCAAGGCCGTGGTGGTGCAGGAACTGTACATCATATAGCTTATCGTACAGAAAAAGAATCTGATCAAGAACTTTGGCAGACAAAATTAACAAATGAACTAGGAATTCGTGTCACACCAGTAATGGACCGTCAATATTTTAAATCGGTTTACTTCCCAGAATACGGTGGAATCTTATTTGAAATTGCTACGGACGAACCTGGATTTACGATTGATGAAGAAATTCATGAATTAGGAAACGATTTAAAACTTCCTTCTTGGCTTGAGTCAAAACGGGAACAAATTTCAAATCTATTACCAGAACTAAACAGAGGTGATGTATAA